The DNA window tttccagcgagaaaaaaagttACTCACTCATACTCGTCGCTCCCAAGGCCACGCTGTAACAGTTCAATTGTAACAACACTCCGAGAGCCAAACTTAACTGCGCGGCCAGGAAACCGACCGCCTGTTTATTTGACACCGCTCCGGAAACCAGCGGCCTATCTTTCGTTCTTTCCACCttcgaaatatttacaaaaatatcgtAAAACAGACCACATAAAGCGCGAAATGTAATTGTGGCAAATGTTTGCGGTGGAACATTTGGGTCAGTGCGTCAGTCACCGCGTATAGACGTGGCGCTGTAAggtatattaaccatttcttaccacattaggaactaagatgttatatccctagtgcctgtagttacactggctgacacattcttcaaaccggaccacaaTAATGCTGAGGACTCttatttggaggtagaatatctgatgagtgggtggtatctacccaaacggacttgaacaaagccctaccactaagtaaattaCTTGATTCATGGAATATTACAGATGGAACCGTAAAATGAATGCCATATAAGGcagtaattacaatatataatattaataatatatatagtaattacaATTTGTTACTATATTTAGAAGTcccaatagcgcaatggtttacgggTCACCAAGGGACTTACAAAGTCGCAAGATCACAGTAATAATCTtaaaaggaggggtaaatatgaatattagtaaTACCTTAAGAAATTTGGGGCATTGcaaaaaattcattaaaaaaaagtcatatgTATATCTCACcgcaaaattgtaaataccgttagattataatctatctcgcaTGATTGTGAACTGTCGAAAGTTTGTGAATCGTAACGTActgtttacaatttaacgcattacttTTTGgtagattgtaatctatcgaagtaaatttcatttcaattataaaaactctaacttaaccgaaatattatgaactatcgaaATGCTATGTTTTATTGTCAGTTTTATAAacgttcacaatatttcgacagtttataatctcacgagatagattgtaatctaacaatgCTTGTTATCTTAGGGTAGCATACATATAGTTGTAAAATGTAATTGGTGTATAAATCCACTAATCCTCACCTGTGCATCCACATCCTTATCCCATAAATCATTAATAGTACACCCAGCTCCCCTCATCAGACCAGCACCTATAAGAAACAGTCCCGCTGTCTCCAAACTCGTGCTCAAAGGAACTGTACCCGATAAGGAACCCAAGGCTATCGACCATGAACATGGCCAATATAGGAGATATACACCTGGAATGGGGATGAcataaagaaacgctgataattttggaagtgTCTAATGTGcggtcgtaaataaacaaattctgtagtatatttagtataaatattgcacccgtgcggagTTGGGGCGGGTCGCAAGTAGTATAGCAATTGTGTGTAGCGTAATTTTCTAATGCATAGGGAGGGTACCTTAAATGTGCACCTACCTACGAGAGGTCATAATTTTCCTCTTAAGCCCACTGTAGCATGAACTACTACTACAGTAATGAGTAAGTCACTTTATTAATGTTACAAagacaaatatacaaatatttcttaCCAATTGGTTTATCCCATCTCGCCAGCTTTATATATGGATTAATTTTGTCCTTCCAAGCGAGTCTTAAACTCGCCTCAACATCTTTTTCATCTGGCAACAccttatctttaattttgtgtatCACAATCTTAGGAGTGGACGTTTCGATAACGACTTTCTGTCTGTGTTGATCGCTTTGCGTTGAATGAACTCTTATATTCTTCAACTGAACTCTGTCtaaacttcttttgtttttcaaataagaATGTCCACATAAACATGACGTTATATTAATTGAACCGTTTGAATATTGATTTGCTTTTAGCaagaatgttttaatatttatgatctTGTAGCTTCTTAAGCTGGAGTTAAACATTATTATCTAAGGTAAGCtgaaacaaaaattgtttaGTTTAATCTCACAGCAGGAGTACAAATCATATCTTGGATTAAATATTCTCAGCTTTAAGATCTGCATTATTGTGCACTGCCCATTGACACATCCCCGGTACCAGCTTTGTTTGATGGCCAGTAATAGGTATACCCAATTCTACTGAGGAATCATGTAGTTCTCATAGAATTGAATCATTAGTCAACAGATTACCAACaaacaaactatatttttacaatcttttttaattgtgtttattatgaaacaaaaattccAAACTTTTGAAGGATTTTCAGTTTATTTTACAGAtaaggtttaaaaaaagaaatattagttttcagaaaaaattgtatttcaaaCAATACTCAATTAAAACCATTGAAAAATGTGGTACAGTATAAAATTAATCCATAAAaacttaaatcaaaataatttacgtaactaaaatctattaaaaatagaatttattatgtgctaatagaaaaaaaaatcatgaaaatatataaataattgtatattgccTAATCAAATGCAAAATTTATGAGTGTTATGATAAATCACTTCTCTTTCTCATATCCAATCTTAGGCAATGATATAGTATGGC is part of the Vanessa cardui chromosome 30, ilVanCard2.1, whole genome shotgun sequence genome and encodes:
- the LOC124542282 gene encoding 4-hydroxybenzoate polyprenyltransferase, mitochondrial; this encodes MFNSSLRSYKIINIKTFLLKANQYSNGSINITSCLCGHSYLKNKRSLDRVQLKNIRVHSTQSDQHRQKVVIETSTPKIVIHKIKDKVLPDEKDVEASLRLAWKDKINPYIKLARWDKPIGVYLLYWPCSWSIALGSLSGTVPLSTSLETAGLFLIGAGLMRGAGCTINDLWDKDVDAQVERTKDRPLVSGAVSNKQAVGFLAAQLSLALGVLLQLNCYSVALGATSMILVITYPLAKRFTNYPQIFLGATFNWGALLGYSAITGYIQPEVCIPLYVSALSWTVLYDTIYAHQDKYDDARLGIKSTALTFGEHTKPALTGALAVSLSGLALAGQAANMSLPYYLALAMYAAHAGRQIYTLNPDSADDCAKKFKSNSMVGLIILLGILGGGYHQYIDNRERNRGKEDLSVTKSCFFSS